The region CGATAATGCTGGCATATGCCTCTTCCTCCTTGTTACCTTATGGACTAAAGAAGTGCTCCAGCAGCTAGAACCAGCAAGTGGTGCTGGTTATACTATGGAAAGCCTTAAACTTGCTGGTGAAAGGACCTGGAACCTAGAACGACTGTTTAATCTAAAAGCCGGTCTCACTGGAAAAGACGATAATCTGCCTAAGAGGTTATTGGAGGAACCACTGCCAGAGGGGCCTGGAAAGGGGCATGTCAATAAACTACATGAGATGCTGCCAGAATACTATAAACTAAGGGGGTGGGACAAAGATGGTGTTCCTGCCCAAGAAAAGCTAAAAGAATTGGGATTAGTTTAATTTTTCCAATAAAGTAAAGGAGAAAAACATGAAGGAGTTTAGGGTAGATTTTGATAAATGTACTGGATGTCGACACTGCGAAACCGCTTGTTCCCTCCAACATATTGAGGACAGTGTCAATCCCAATCTTTCACGGATAAGGGTCTATGTTGATATGGAAAAGGATATCCACATACCTATTTTGGCAGGTCCTTACACTGATGCAAAGT is a window of Deltaproteobacteria bacterium DNA encoding:
- a CDS encoding 4Fe-4S binding protein; translated protein: MKEFRVDFDKCTGCRHCETACSLQHIEDSVNPNLSRIRVYVDMEKDIHIPILAGPYTDAK